The Pseudomonas baetica genome includes a region encoding these proteins:
- the glyQ gene encoding glycine--tRNA ligase subunit alpha, whose product MSQPTPAVRTFQDLILALQQYWAEQGCVVLQPYDMEVGAGTFHTATFLRAIGPETWNAAYVQPSRRPTDGRYGENPNRLQHYYQFQVVLKPNPDNFQELYLGSLKHVGLDPLVHDIRFVEDNWESPTLGAWGLGWEVWLNGMEVTQFTYFQQAGGIECYPVTGEITYGLERLAMYLQGVDSVYDLVWADGPMGKVTYGDVFHQNEVEQSTYNFEHANVDKLFELFDFYEGEAKRLIELDQPLPLPSYEMVLKASHTFNLLDARRAISVTARQQYILRVRTLARSVAQAYLLARAKLGFPMATPDLRDEVLAKLEAAQ is encoded by the coding sequence GTGAGCCAGCCTACGCCAGCCGTGCGTACCTTCCAAGACTTGATCCTCGCGCTCCAGCAATACTGGGCCGAGCAAGGTTGTGTGGTACTTCAGCCCTACGATATGGAAGTAGGCGCCGGCACTTTCCACACCGCGACCTTCCTGCGCGCCATCGGCCCGGAAACCTGGAACGCCGCTTACGTGCAGCCAAGCCGCCGTCCGACTGACGGCCGTTACGGCGAAAACCCGAACCGTCTGCAGCACTACTATCAATTCCAGGTAGTTCTGAAGCCGAACCCGGACAACTTCCAGGAACTGTACCTGGGCTCCCTCAAGCATGTCGGTCTGGACCCGCTGGTCCACGACATTCGCTTCGTCGAAGACAACTGGGAATCGCCGACCCTCGGCGCCTGGGGTCTGGGCTGGGAAGTCTGGCTCAACGGTATGGAAGTCACTCAGTTCACTTACTTCCAGCAGGCGGGCGGCATCGAGTGCTACCCGGTGACCGGCGAGATCACCTACGGTCTCGAGCGTCTGGCCATGTACCTGCAAGGCGTGGATTCGGTCTACGACCTGGTCTGGGCCGACGGCCCGATGGGCAAAGTGACCTACGGCGACGTGTTCCACCAGAACGAAGTGGAGCAGTCCACCTACAACTTCGAACACGCCAACGTCGACAAGCTGTTCGAACTGTTCGACTTCTATGAAGGCGAAGCCAAGCGCCTGATCGAACTCGACCAGCCGCTGCCGTTGCCGAGCTACGAAATGGTGTTGAAGGCCTCGCACACTTTCAACCTGCTGGATGCGCGACGGGCGATCTCGGTGACCGCGCGTCAACAATACATTCTGCGCGTTCGCACCCTGGCGCGTTCCGTCGCCCAAGCCTACCTGCTGGCCCGCGCCAAGCTGGGCTTCCCGATGGCGACCCCGGACCTGCGTGACGAAGTACTGGCCAAGCTGGAGGCTGCACAATGA
- a CDS encoding lysophospholipid acyltransferase produces the protein MEKFKGALLVGALRLFALLPWRAVQAVGSAIGWIMWKTPNRSRDVVRINLAKCFPQMDPAERERLVGQSLKDIGKSLTESACAWIWPAQRSIDLVREVEGLDVLKDALASGKGVVGITSHLGNWEVLNHFYCSQCKPIIFYRPPKLKAVDELLRKQRVQLGNKVAASTKEGILSVIKEVRKGGAVGIPADPEPAESAGIFVPFFATQALTSKFVPNMLAGGKAVGVFLHALRLPDGSGYKVILEAAPEAMYSTDTAESCAAMSKVVERYVAAYPSQYMWSMKRFKKRPPGEVRWY, from the coding sequence GTGGAAAAGTTTAAAGGCGCCTTGCTGGTAGGCGCTCTGCGGCTGTTTGCCCTGCTGCCATGGCGAGCCGTACAGGCCGTGGGTTCGGCGATTGGCTGGATCATGTGGAAAACCCCCAACCGTTCCCGCGACGTGGTGCGGATCAACCTGGCCAAATGTTTTCCACAGATGGATCCGGCCGAACGTGAGCGTCTGGTCGGCCAGAGCCTGAAAGACATCGGCAAGTCCCTGACCGAAAGCGCCTGCGCGTGGATCTGGCCGGCGCAACGTTCCATCGACCTGGTGCGCGAAGTCGAAGGCCTCGACGTCCTCAAGGATGCATTGGCTTCGGGCAAAGGCGTAGTCGGCATCACCAGCCATCTGGGCAACTGGGAAGTGCTCAACCACTTCTATTGCAGCCAGTGCAAACCGATCATTTTCTACCGTCCGCCAAAGTTGAAGGCTGTGGATGAATTGCTACGCAAGCAACGCGTGCAACTGGGCAACAAAGTCGCCGCGTCGACCAAGGAAGGCATCCTCAGCGTCATCAAGGAAGTGCGCAAAGGTGGTGCAGTGGGCATTCCCGCTGACCCGGAACCGGCCGAATCCGCCGGGATCTTCGTGCCGTTCTTTGCCACTCAGGCACTGACCAGCAAATTCGTGCCGAACATGTTGGCCGGTGGCAAAGCCGTCGGCGTATTCCTGCATGCCCTGCGCCTGCCCGATGGTTCCGGCTACAAAGTGATCCTCGAAGCCGCGCCTGAGGCTATGTACAGCACCGATACGGCAGAGTCCTGCGCCGCGATGAGCAAAGTCGTCGAGCGCTACGTCGCCGCTTATCCAAGCCAGTACATGTGGAGCATGAAGCGCTTCAAGAAACGTCCGCCGGGCGAAGTACGCTGGTACTGA
- a CDS encoding tetratricopeptide repeat protein, with amino-acid sequence MLESLEKMLAKGVDNSLLRFGLGKGYLDLGENAKAAEHFQRCVGFDPKYSAAWKLLGKAQLALGDHAAARQAWEQGLEAARAHGDKQAEKEMTVFLKKLDRQTQ; translated from the coding sequence ATGCTCGAATCCCTGGAAAAAATGCTCGCCAAGGGTGTGGATAACTCATTGCTGCGCTTCGGCCTGGGCAAGGGTTACCTGGACTTGGGTGAAAACGCCAAGGCTGCCGAGCATTTCCAGCGCTGTGTCGGCTTCGATCCGAAGTACTCGGCGGCCTGGAAACTGTTAGGCAAGGCGCAACTGGCGCTGGGCGATCACGCCGCCGCGCGGCAGGCATGGGAACAAGGTCTGGAAGCCGCCCGCGCCCACGGCGACAAGCAGGCCGAGAAGGAAATGACCGTGTTTCTGAAGAAGCTCGATCGTCAGACGCAATAA
- the glyS gene encoding glycine--tRNA ligase subunit beta, which produces MSAQDFLVELGTEELPPKALNTLADAFLAGIDKGLQAAGLSYESKTVYAAPRRLAVLITALATQQPDRSINLDGPPRQAAFDAEGNPTQAALGFAKKCGVELSEIDQSGPKLRYSQSIAGKPTASLLPTIVEDSLNDLPIPKRMRWGARKEEFVRPTQWLVMLLGDQVIDCTILAQKAGRDSRGHRFHHPQSVRIGSPSSYLADLRAAYVLADANERREIISKRTEELATRQEGTAIVPPALLDEVTALVEWPVPLVCSFEERFLDVPQEALITTMQDNQKYFCLLDADGKLLPRFITVANIESKDPQQIIAGNEKVVRPRLTDAEFFFKQDKKQKLEVFNDRLKNVVFQEKLGSVYDKAERVSKLAAYIAARIGGNASWAARAGVLSKCDLATEMVGEFPEMQGVAGYYYALNDGEPEDVALALNEQYMPRGAGAELPATLTGAAVAIADKLDTLVGIFGIGMLPTGSKDPYALRRAALGVLRILIEKQLDLDLNDAVAFAVNGFGAKVKAAGLNESVLEFIFDRLRARYEDEGVDVATYLSVRALKPGSALDFDQRVQAVQAFRKLPEAAALAAVNKRVSNLLSKVEGSVPTVVEAKYFDNANEFSLYSAIQQADQAVQPMAAARQYNESLARLAALREPVDAFFDAVMVNAEDAKVRANRYALLARLRGLFLGVADISLLG; this is translated from the coding sequence ATGAGTGCGCAAGATTTTCTGGTTGAACTGGGCACCGAAGAACTGCCACCCAAAGCCCTGAACACTTTGGCTGACGCGTTCCTCGCCGGTATCGACAAAGGCCTGCAAGCCGCCGGCCTGAGCTACGAGAGCAAAACCGTCTACGCCGCGCCGCGCCGTCTGGCTGTGCTGATCACTGCGCTGGCCACCCAGCAGCCGGATCGCAGCATCAACCTTGACGGCCCGCCACGTCAGGCGGCGTTCGACGCTGAAGGCAATCCGACTCAGGCTGCCTTGGGTTTTGCCAAGAAGTGCGGCGTCGAGCTGAGCGAAATCGACCAGAGCGGCCCGAAACTGCGCTACAGCCAAAGCATCGCCGGCAAGCCGACCGCGAGCCTGCTGCCGACCATCGTTGAAGACTCGCTGAATGACCTGCCGATCCCGAAACGCATGCGTTGGGGTGCGCGCAAAGAAGAGTTCGTGCGTCCGACCCAATGGCTGGTGATGCTGCTCGGTGACCAGGTCATCGACTGCACGATCCTCGCGCAGAAGGCTGGTCGTGATTCCCGTGGTCACCGCTTCCATCACCCGCAAAGCGTACGCATCGGTTCGCCGTCGAGCTACCTGGCCGACCTGCGTGCTGCCTACGTTCTGGCTGACGCCAACGAGCGTCGCGAGATCATCAGCAAGCGCACCGAAGAACTGGCCACCCGTCAGGAAGGCACGGCAATCGTTCCACCGGCGCTGCTCGACGAAGTGACCGCGCTGGTTGAATGGCCAGTGCCGCTGGTGTGCTCGTTCGAGGAACGCTTCCTCGACGTGCCGCAAGAAGCGCTGATCACCACCATGCAGGACAACCAGAAGTACTTCTGCCTGCTGGATGCCGACGGCAAGCTGCTGCCACGTTTCATCACTGTGGCCAACATCGAAAGCAAAGACCCGCAGCAGATCATCGCCGGTAACGAGAAAGTGGTTCGCCCACGTCTGACCGACGCCGAGTTCTTCTTCAAGCAAGACAAGAAGCAGAAACTCGAAGTGTTCAACGATCGCCTGAAGAACGTGGTGTTCCAGGAAAAACTCGGCAGCGTCTACGACAAGGCCGAGCGCGTATCGAAACTGGCGGCGTATATCGCCGCACGCATCGGCGGCAACGCATCGTGGGCTGCCCGCGCAGGCGTGCTGTCAAAGTGCGACCTGGCCACCGAAATGGTCGGCGAGTTCCCGGAGATGCAAGGTGTCGCCGGTTACTACTACGCGCTCAATGACGGCGAGCCGGAAGATGTCGCGCTGGCACTGAACGAGCAGTACATGCCTCGCGGTGCCGGTGCTGAGCTGCCGGCGACCCTGACCGGTGCAGCCGTCGCTATCGCCGACAAGCTCGACACCCTGGTCGGCATCTTCGGTATCGGCATGCTGCCAACCGGCAGCAAAGACCCGTATGCCCTGCGCCGTGCGGCACTGGGCGTGCTGCGCATCCTGATCGAGAAACAACTGGATCTGGACCTGAACGACGCCGTGGCCTTCGCCGTGAACGGGTTCGGTGCCAAGGTCAAGGCTGCCGGCCTGAACGAGTCGGTGCTGGAATTCATCTTCGACCGTCTGCGTGCGCGTTACGAAGACGAAGGCGTCGATGTCGCCACTTACCTGTCGGTACGTGCCCTGAAGCCGGGTTCGGCGCTGGACTTCGACCAGCGTGTGCAAGCGGTGCAGGCCTTCCGCAAACTGCCGGAAGCGGCAGCACTGGCGGCGGTGAACAAGCGTGTTTCCAACCTGTTGAGTAAGGTTGAAGGCTCGGTGCCGACCGTGGTCGAAGCCAAGTACTTCGACAACGCCAACGAGTTCTCGCTGTACTCGGCGATCCAACAGGCTGACCAAGCTGTGCAGCCAATGGCAGCGGCGCGTCAGTACAACGAATCGCTGGCACGCCTGGCGGCACTGCGTGAACCGGTCGACGCGTTCTTCGACGCGGTGATGGTCAATGCCGAAGACGCCAAGGTTCGAGCCAACCGTTACGCGCTGCTGGCGCGTCTGCGCGGCTTGTTCCTGGGTGTTGCTGACATCTCGCTGCTGGGTTGA
- a CDS encoding lysophospholipid acyltransferase family protein, with translation MSILRAFRIFLFYLLLGTTSLLWCSLSFFIAPFLPFKARYRFINVYWCRCALWLTKVFLGIRYEIKGAENVPDRPCVIQSNHQSTWETFFLSAYFSPLSQVLKRELLYVPFFGWAMAMLRPIAIDRDNPKAALKQVAAKGHELLKDNVWVLIFPEGTRVPFGTVGKFSRSGSALAVNAALPVLPIAHNAGKFWPKIGWGKKSGVITVVIGEPMYAEGTGPRAIAELNDRVQAWNEKTQREMGSLPPGPQTSAANDQIAV, from the coding sequence ATGTCGATACTGCGGGCCTTCAGAATCTTCCTCTTTTACCTGCTGCTGGGCACCACGTCCTTGCTGTGGTGCAGCCTGAGCTTTTTCATCGCGCCCTTTTTGCCATTCAAGGCGCGCTATCGTTTTATCAACGTGTACTGGTGCCGTTGCGCCTTGTGGTTGACCAAGGTGTTCCTCGGTATCCGCTATGAAATCAAAGGCGCGGAAAACGTGCCTGACCGGCCCTGCGTGATTCAGTCGAACCACCAGAGCACCTGGGAGACGTTTTTTCTCTCCGCTTATTTCTCGCCGTTGAGCCAGGTGCTCAAGCGCGAATTGCTCTACGTGCCGTTCTTCGGCTGGGCCATGGCCATGCTGCGGCCGATCGCCATTGACCGCGACAACCCGAAAGCTGCGCTCAAACAAGTGGCGGCTAAAGGTCATGAACTGCTCAAGGACAACGTCTGGGTGCTGATCTTCCCGGAAGGCACACGTGTTCCTTTTGGCACTGTCGGCAAGTTCTCCCGCAGTGGCAGCGCATTGGCGGTAAATGCGGCGCTTCCGGTCCTGCCGATTGCACACAATGCCGGCAAGTTCTGGCCGAAAATCGGCTGGGGCAAGAAGTCCGGTGTGATCACGGTGGTCATCGGTGAACCGATGTACGCCGAAGGCACGGGTCCTCGCGCCATCGCCGAGCTCAACGACCGGGTACAAGCCTGGAACGAGAAGACTCAGCGGGAAATGGGTTCGCTGCCACCGGGCCCGCAAACCTCGGCTGCAAACGATCAGATTGCTGTCTGA
- a CDS encoding DNA/RNA non-specific endonuclease: protein MGTGTDTNTSSRGFARNLGCNTDDAGHAIGNRLGGSGGKGNIFPQAPSVNRGEFRDFEGDIAEAVKGGSNVIVRVTPQYDEGATRPHSVLYQARVDGNTESRLFHNPCSCDC, encoded by the coding sequence TTGGGAACTGGGACAGATACCAACACCAGTTCACGGGGGTTTGCGCGTAACTTAGGCTGTAATACGGACGACGCTGGCCATGCCATCGGAAATCGACTGGGTGGAAGCGGTGGTAAGGGGAACATTTTTCCTCAAGCCCCTAGTGTTAACCGTGGTGAGTTCCGTGACTTTGAGGGAGATATTGCCGAAGCTGTTAAAGGCGGTAGTAACGTAATAGTACGTGTCACCCCTCAGTACGATGAAGGTGCCACTCGACCTCATTCTGTTTTGTACCAGGCGAGAGTTGACGGGAATACTGAAAGTCGGCTATTCCACAACCCTTGTTCGTGTGATTGTTGA
- a CDS encoding sensor histidine kinase, producing the protein MNDRRRHESREPSQVQRLFRQLVREWLWISLVLLPLTALLSYRAQVNLHDVTPGLSALVSVVFVACVLGLLLWRPRLALWVTLVGIACVLATSAGLAELKRFWSPTPSALGMLFGYLIWNWRRLSVVLTYFGWELARLDSEPKVFPERRRAQFTSADRLQGQIMALEQAMSRTRDTRRFIADGLEYLPVATLISDPKGQILLGNRKARHLFDHSLVGDDVLDQLAQLGYPELSTASRPLLSALPLLEFRDHKERSLRLERAALLPVDGDTPIGWLLSLTDLSAEREAEEQRGVLLRFLSHDLRAPHSAILALLDVHRHQAGVDAPLFEQIERQVRRALDLTDGFVLLARAESETYQFQPSLFAMLVLDVLDQALPIAQQKHIELLHEMDEQSQERLVSADQGLLTRALFNLLENAIKYSPADTTIQLRVSCNNEWLRCELTDQGKGIAAEELPDLFIQYRRFSSAQGIDGVGLGLSMVKAVVDHHGGRIECRSVVDRGTTFLLELPLIPE; encoded by the coding sequence ATGAATGACCGCCGACGGCATGAAAGCCGCGAGCCGAGCCAGGTCCAGCGACTGTTTCGCCAGTTGGTGCGCGAATGGTTGTGGATAAGTCTAGTGCTGTTACCGCTGACTGCGCTGCTTTCGTATCGAGCGCAGGTCAATCTGCACGACGTAACGCCGGGGTTGAGCGCGTTGGTGTCAGTGGTGTTTGTGGCATGCGTGCTGGGGCTGTTGCTGTGGCGGCCGCGACTGGCGTTATGGGTCACGCTGGTCGGCATCGCGTGCGTATTGGCGACCAGCGCCGGTCTGGCGGAACTCAAACGCTTTTGGTCGCCCACGCCCTCCGCGCTGGGCATGCTGTTCGGTTATCTGATCTGGAACTGGCGGCGCCTGAGTGTGGTGCTCACGTATTTCGGTTGGGAACTGGCGCGCCTCGACAGCGAACCGAAAGTCTTTCCCGAGCGCCGCCGTGCACAGTTCACCAGCGCTGATCGCTTGCAGGGCCAGATCATGGCGCTCGAGCAAGCCATGAGCCGTACTCGCGATACGCGGCGGTTCATCGCTGACGGGCTGGAGTACTTGCCCGTTGCCACATTGATCAGCGACCCCAAGGGGCAGATTCTGTTGGGCAATCGCAAGGCTCGCCATCTGTTCGATCATTCTTTGGTGGGAGATGACGTTCTCGATCAATTGGCGCAGCTTGGTTACCCGGAGTTGTCCACAGCGTCGCGTCCACTGTTGTCCGCCCTGCCGCTACTGGAGTTTCGCGATCACAAGGAACGCAGCTTGCGCCTGGAGCGTGCCGCGTTGCTGCCGGTGGACGGCGACACGCCAATCGGATGGCTGCTGAGCTTGACGGATCTGAGTGCCGAGCGTGAAGCCGAGGAGCAACGCGGCGTCTTGCTGCGATTCCTCTCCCACGATCTGCGGGCGCCTCATTCGGCGATCCTTGCTCTGCTCGATGTCCACCGTCATCAGGCTGGGGTTGATGCACCGTTGTTTGAGCAGATCGAGCGTCAGGTCCGCCGCGCTTTAGATCTGACTGACGGCTTCGTGTTGCTGGCTCGGGCCGAATCCGAGACCTATCAGTTCCAGCCGAGCCTGTTCGCCATGCTGGTACTCGATGTGCTCGATCAGGCGTTGCCGATCGCCCAGCAAAAACACATCGAACTGCTGCACGAGATGGATGAGCAATCCCAGGAACGGCTGGTGTCGGCCGACCAGGGGCTGCTGACACGCGCGCTGTTCAATCTGCTGGAAAACGCCATCAAGTACAGCCCGGCCGACACCACGATTCAGTTGCGTGTCAGTTGCAATAATGAATGGTTGCGCTGCGAGCTGACGGATCAAGGCAAAGGTATCGCCGCCGAAGAGTTGCCCGATCTGTTCATTCAATACCGGCGCTTTTCCTCAGCCCAAGGGATCGATGGCGTAGGCCTGGGTCTGTCGATGGTCAAAGCCGTGGTTGATCACCATGGTGGCCGAATCGAGTGCCGCAGCGTGGTTGATCGGGGCACCACGTTTTTGCTCGAATTGCCGCTGATCCCTGAGTGA
- a CDS encoding PAAR domain-containing protein, protein MKDAIRLGDSTTHGGKVLEAFHQTDLNGKPIAGVGHKVSCPLCKGIFPIAEGSSTYTVDGTPIALDGMKTACGAALIASGPKGAVVS, encoded by the coding sequence ATGAAAGACGCAATTCGCTTGGGCGACTCCACCACCCACGGTGGAAAAGTCCTCGAAGCCTTCCACCAGACCGACCTCAACGGCAAGCCGATCGCCGGGGTCGGTCACAAGGTCAGTTGCCCGTTGTGCAAAGGGATATTCCCGATTGCCGAAGGCAGCAGCACCTACACCGTCGATGGCACCCCCATCGCGCTCGACGGTATGAAAACCGCCTGCGGGGCCGCGTTGATTGCCAGTGGCCCGAAAGGGGCTGTCGTCAGCTAA
- a CDS encoding DNA-3-methyladenine glycosylase I, producing the protein MPRCFWCTEDPLYMAYHDQEWGTPLRDAQGLFELLLLEGFQAGLSWITVLRKRERYREVLFGFDVQRVAQMSDAEIDELMLDPGIIRNRLKLNAARRNAQAWLALEDPVALLWSFVGDRPIINHFKDRSEVPAITPEALAMSKALKKAGFTFVGPTICYALMQASGMVMDHTQDCDRYAQLVNGG; encoded by the coding sequence ATGCCACGCTGCTTTTGGTGTACCGAAGATCCGCTGTACATGGCTTATCACGATCAGGAGTGGGGCACGCCGCTACGCGATGCGCAGGGTTTGTTCGAGTTGCTTTTGCTCGAAGGGTTCCAGGCCGGGTTGTCGTGGATCACCGTGCTGCGCAAACGCGAGCGCTATCGCGAGGTGTTGTTCGGCTTCGACGTGCAGCGCGTGGCGCAGATGAGCGACGCTGAAATCGACGAATTGATGCTTGATCCCGGCATCATCCGCAACCGCCTCAAACTCAACGCCGCCCGGCGCAATGCCCAGGCCTGGCTGGCGCTGGAGGACCCGGTGGCGTTGCTCTGGTCGTTCGTCGGCGACCGACCGATCATCAATCATTTCAAGGATCGCAGCGAAGTCCCGGCGATCACCCCCGAAGCGCTGGCGATGAGCAAAGCCTTGAAAAAGGCCGGATTCACGTTCGTCGGCCCGACCATTTGCTACGCGTTGATGCAGGCCTCGGGCATGGTCATGGATCACACGCAGGATTGCGACCGCTACGCGCAGCTCGTCAACGGCGGTTAG
- a CDS encoding response regulator transcription factor, with protein MRVAILDDEPAELRRVEQTLQQMADAGEQPWSLHSFERGEDLLRQLRRETFDLLILDWQLPDLTGLMLLRWTREHMEAPPAAIMLTSRDGESDIVQALNAGADDYVSKPFRPNELKARVAAVLRRHHQQRSAAAEVLSFNDLTFDDAELTVTREGKSIVMTEREYRLARCLFSNLGRPLSRDYLYERFWPHEEIASSRPLDTHIYRLRNKLGLTADRGWQLLTIYGYGYRLESVTTAGE; from the coding sequence ATGCGAGTTGCGATACTGGACGATGAACCCGCCGAACTGCGCCGGGTTGAGCAGACCCTGCAGCAAATGGCCGATGCTGGCGAACAGCCTTGGTCGCTACACAGCTTCGAACGCGGCGAGGATCTGCTGCGACAGCTGCGCCGTGAAACCTTCGACCTGTTGATCCTTGACTGGCAACTGCCCGACCTCACGGGGCTGATGCTGCTGCGCTGGACTCGCGAACATATGGAGGCACCACCCGCAGCAATCATGCTCACCAGCCGCGACGGCGAAAGCGATATCGTCCAGGCCCTCAACGCCGGCGCCGACGACTACGTCAGCAAGCCGTTCCGGCCCAATGAGTTAAAGGCGCGGGTAGCGGCGGTATTACGTCGGCATCACCAGCAACGTAGCGCCGCCGCCGAAGTGCTGAGCTTCAATGACCTGACCTTCGATGACGCCGAACTGACGGTGACCCGCGAGGGCAAATCCATTGTCATGACCGAACGCGAGTACCGCCTGGCGCGCTGCCTGTTCAGCAACCTCGGGCGACCGTTGTCGCGGGATTATCTGTACGAACGCTTCTGGCCCCACGAAGAAATCGCCTCGTCACGGCCGCTCGATACGCACATCTACCGGCTGCGTAACAAGCTGGGGCTGACGGCAGATCGTGGGTGGCAGTTGCTGACGATTTACGGGTATGGGTATCGGTTGGAGAGTGTGACGACGGCGGGCGAGTGA
- the gmhB gene encoding D-glycero-beta-D-manno-heptose 1,7-bisphosphate 7-phosphatase translates to MLLKLLILDRDGVINYDSDAYIKSVAEWIPLPGSIEAIAQLSKAGWTVAVATNQSGIARGYYDLATLDAMHARLRELVAEQGGDVGLIVYCPHGPDEGCDCRKPKPGMLKTIAQHYNVALTNVWFVGDSLGDLEAAKAVDSQPVLVKTGKGEKTQGKTLPVGTLIFDDLAAIAAELIHN, encoded by the coding sequence TTGCTGTTGAAACTGCTGATTCTCGATCGGGACGGGGTGATCAATTACGACTCCGACGCTTACATCAAGTCGGTGGCGGAGTGGATTCCTTTGCCCGGCTCGATCGAGGCGATTGCGCAGTTGAGCAAGGCCGGCTGGACGGTGGCGGTCGCCACCAACCAGTCGGGCATTGCTCGCGGCTATTACGACCTCGCCACCCTAGACGCCATGCACGCGCGCCTGCGCGAGTTGGTGGCCGAGCAGGGCGGTGACGTCGGGCTGATCGTGTATTGCCCGCATGGGCCGGATGAAGGCTGCGATTGCCGCAAGCCGAAACCGGGGATGTTGAAGACCATCGCGCAGCATTACAACGTAGCGCTGACCAATGTCTGGTTCGTTGGCGACAGCCTTGGTGACCTGGAGGCCGCCAAAGCCGTCGATTCACAGCCAGTTTTGGTAAAGACCGGGAAAGGCGAAAAGACTCAGGGCAAAACCCTGCCGGTTGGCACTCTGATTTTTGACGATCTGGCGGCGATTGCCGCAGAACTTATCCACAACTAG
- a CDS encoding pilus assembly protein PilZ, with translation MSEHRKSFRIKITHDSFGECLGQTRNLTPTGVFVQHPGLASLPKGAVVYGQVQGLPTGAPRVRMEVVTVDAEGIGLRYL, from the coding sequence ATGTCCGAACACCGCAAGTCGTTTCGTATCAAGATTACCCACGACAGCTTCGGCGAATGCCTCGGGCAGACGCGCAATCTGACGCCCACCGGGGTGTTTGTGCAGCATCCGGGTCTGGCGTCATTGCCCAAGGGCGCTGTGGTTTATGGGCAGGTGCAGGGTTTACCCACAGGCGCGCCGCGCGTGCGGATGGAAGTGGTGACCGTGGATGCCGAAGGTATCGGCCTGCGCTACCTGTAG
- a CDS encoding NTF2 fold immunity protein translates to MSPSERLQNFLSQMHEWEVGFHAEKRCDAYKTDSGYRTKANEAAKSRLEAIFSENLSVKASIALGSARLDTLGTGQPPEYEQTILADTEEQLDKETNIQAVRKKWLKQRYRYTMIVERDEPKIDGVSVWRASSEKWERRHAI, encoded by the coding sequence ATGTCACCTAGTGAGCGATTACAAAATTTTCTTTCGCAGATGCATGAGTGGGAGGTGGGATTTCATGCCGAGAAGCGATGCGACGCATACAAGACTGATTCGGGGTATCGGACTAAGGCGAATGAAGCAGCAAAATCAAGGTTGGAAGCGATATTCTCTGAAAATCTGAGTGTGAAAGCTTCAATTGCTCTTGGATCAGCAAGGCTCGATACATTAGGTACTGGACAGCCTCCGGAGTATGAACAGACCATTTTAGCTGATACCGAAGAACAGCTAGATAAGGAAACGAATATTCAGGCAGTCAGAAAAAAATGGCTGAAACAACGTTATCGATACACCATGATCGTAGAGCGTGATGAACCAAAAATTGATGGGGTTAGCGTTTGGCGCGCTAGCAGTGAGAAATGGGAGCGTCGTCATGCGATTTAG